From a region of the Coprococcus comes ATCC 27758 genome:
- a CDS encoding Gx transporter family protein codes for MNKNRKLANMAMLVALAMIFSYVESLIPINFGIPGMKLGVANLVTVTGLYFLELPEVFLVVVMRILLTGFLFGNGMSIIYSLAGGILSFLVMALMKRLKGFSVAGVSIAGGVSHNIGQIIVASIVVENLKLVYYLPALLIAGTVTGFVMGMISKKLLPIVKRESERAAQMV; via the coding sequence ATGAATAAAAACAGAAAACTTGCCAATATGGCAATGCTGGTTGCACTGGCGATGATATTCAGTTATGTAGAAAGCTTAATACCGATCAATTTCGGGATACCGGGAATGAAGCTCGGAGTTGCCAATCTGGTGACTGTGACCGGGTTGTACTTCCTGGAGCTTCCGGAAGTATTTCTGGTGGTAGTCATGCGGATCCTGCTGACCGGCTTTTTATTTGGAAATGGAATGTCGATCATTTACAGTCTTGCCGGAGGAATCTTAAGCTTTCTGGTTATGGCACTGATGAAGAGGCTGAAAGGATTTTCCGTAGCCGGAGTCAGTATCGCCGGAGGCGTGTCACACAATATCGGTCAGATCATCGTGGCATCCATTGTGGTAGAGAATCTGAAACTGGTTTATTATCTGCCGGCACTTCTGATCGCCGGTACAGTGACCGGATTCGTGATGGGAATGATAAGTAAAAAGCTGCTTCCGATTGTAAAAAGAGAATCGGAGAGAGCAGCACAGATGGTTTAA
- a CDS encoding Na+/H+ antiporter NhaC family protein encodes MSASFFFIGDSEGTADYVISITESWMTPTILMTLTFVVSAFIAFFTGTSWGTYAIVTPICVQMALNISGGALTPVVYATIAAVMGGGCFGDHCSPLSDTTILSSLATGSDHIDHVTAFFNFLLFIFPKCIIFGKSMIFCIKSIVFDKFFIMSYLK; translated from the coding sequence TTGTCTGCCAGCTTTTTTTTTATAGGAGATTCCGAAGGAACTGCAGATTATGTAATTTCTATTACAGAAAGCTGGATGACACCGACGATCCTTATGACATTGACTTTTGTAGTATCTGCTTTTATTGCATTCTTTACAGGAACTTCATGGGGAACCTATGCGATTGTTACACCAATCTGTGTACAGATGGCTCTGAATATATCTGGTGGAGCTTTAACACCGGTCGTATATGCTACAATAGCAGCTGTAATGGGTGGAGGATGCTTTGGAGATCATTGTTCACCGCTTTCTGATACCACGATTTTATCATCACTTGCAACCGGATCTGATCATATCGATCATGTAACAGCTTTTTTTAATTTCTTGCTATTTATTTTTCCGAAATGTATAATTTTTGGTAAAAGTATGATTTTTTGCATCAAAAGTATAGTTTTTGATAAATTCTTTATCATGTCTTATCTAAAATAA
- a CDS encoding 4Fe-4S binding protein: MDIHNLTAKEIKKLHVWLRALIQVLYFLFIPSVYTAAFAGVKYIFTQIGAGEKVAMTSFVTVLVVICIYTILFGRFFCGFACAFGTLGDGVHALYVWICKKMKKKPLQIAEAWTEKLCYLKYIVLALISILCFAGVYGKAKGTSPWDVFSMLHAGNFKLGGYLVGLVLLALILVGMCFEERFFCRNFCPMGAVFSLLPVLPFFALHRDRENCIKGCKACTKKCPSNIGLPEDGSPKVEGDCFQCQKCIDTCPKGNIHTGVKGLRGNEFWFTILRAVILLILLLWLGV; this comes from the coding sequence ATGGATATTCATAATTTGACGGCGAAAGAAATAAAAAAATTACATGTATGGCTGAGAGCCCTGATTCAGGTCCTGTATTTCCTGTTTATCCCGTCTGTGTATACAGCGGCATTTGCCGGAGTGAAATACATCTTTACACAGATCGGTGCAGGCGAAAAGGTTGCCATGACCTCGTTCGTGACAGTACTGGTTGTGATCTGCATTTACACGATTCTGTTCGGAAGATTCTTCTGCGGATTTGCCTGTGCATTCGGTACGCTGGGAGACGGCGTGCATGCACTCTATGTGTGGATCTGTAAAAAAATGAAAAAGAAACCGCTTCAGATTGCAGAAGCATGGACAGAAAAGCTCTGCTATCTGAAATATATTGTACTGGCACTGATTTCAATCCTGTGCTTTGCAGGCGTCTACGGCAAGGCAAAAGGAACCAGCCCGTGGGATGTATTTTCCATGCTCCATGCGGGCAACTTTAAGCTTGGCGGATATCTGGTGGGACTCGTTCTTCTGGCTCTGATCCTTGTGGGAATGTGTTTTGAAGAACGGTTTTTCTGCAGAAATTTCTGCCCGATGGGAGCTGTGTTTTCCTTGCTTCCGGTCCTTCCGTTTTTCGCGCTTCACAGAGACCGGGAAAACTGCATCAAAGGATGCAAGGCATGTACAAAGAAATGTCCTTCTAACATCGGACTTCCGGAAGACGGATCTCCAAAGGTAGAAGGTGACTGTTTCCAGTGCCAGAAATGCATCGATACCTGTCCAAAAGGAAATATTCATACTGGAGTAAAAGGACTTCGTGGAAATGAATTCTGGTTTACGATTTTGCGGGCAGTAATCTTACTGATTCTTCTGCTCTGGCTGGGTGTATAG
- a CDS encoding response regulator translates to MKLLKLVIVDDEPILLQGLVKTYNWNEMGFEVAGQAQSGEQAIEVIKKVKPHVVLTDIRMKQVSGLMVMEEIQKTELDPVFIVLSAYRDFNYAQQACDLGAYAYLLKPIEEDKLQETMQGAYQTCMEKLESEERYESWENMIRKDSTSFLQVVVQKYLQNKISYEKMQEVFAILKDVIEEGDRFIAMCVDLDLTYKITDALNYEAARLELIQSLEEMFSERYFFWHFEKAEGCHVFLIKTKENATVREIAQILEQVKREQKSPVTASISKPYKGLDGIRRSYEEAQGLFEPICSSATNENTFSIPVKKEEKAAKSDCEEAGLTIVNAVRKNAFKELKQAFIALIYALPHEEELQIRYIHKVMLQAEMMLNDTYGMTEKLQKQFRNYYSNMESLTAAQAVDVSYKILGEAIEEREKYAESGENKCAKEYMTVALSYIGEHLQEEELSIVQVATQIYLNPVYFGRVFKNTFHMTFKKYLLQQRMEKAKRLIQDGCESIGTVCEQVGISNASYFSHLFKEYTGKLPSEYKKDYEE, encoded by the coding sequence ATGAAATTATTAAAACTTGTGATTGTAGATGACGAACCAATCCTTCTGCAGGGACTGGTTAAGACGTACAACTGGAATGAGATGGGATTTGAAGTTGCCGGTCAGGCACAGAGTGGGGAGCAGGCAATCGAAGTGATCAAAAAAGTGAAGCCCCATGTCGTACTGACGGATATCCGGATGAAACAGGTTTCCGGTCTGATGGTGATGGAAGAGATCCAGAAGACAGAGCTGGATCCGGTTTTTATTGTGCTCAGTGCATACCGTGATTTTAATTATGCACAGCAGGCGTGTGATCTTGGTGCATATGCATATCTGCTGAAACCAATCGAGGAAGATAAACTGCAGGAGACCATGCAGGGCGCATACCAGACCTGTATGGAGAAACTGGAGAGCGAAGAGCGTTATGAAAGCTGGGAAAATATGATCCGAAAAGATTCCACCAGTTTTCTTCAGGTTGTTGTACAGAAATATTTACAGAATAAAATTTCCTATGAAAAAATGCAGGAAGTATTTGCGATCTTGAAAGATGTGATCGAAGAGGGCGACCGTTTTATTGCAATGTGTGTGGATCTTGATCTTACATATAAGATTACGGATGCACTGAATTACGAAGCAGCCAGGCTGGAATTGATACAATCTCTGGAAGAAATGTTTTCAGAGCGGTATTTTTTCTGGCATTTTGAAAAGGCAGAAGGTTGTCATGTATTTCTGATCAAGACAAAGGAAAATGCGACAGTGCGCGAGATTGCGCAGATTCTGGAACAGGTTAAAAGGGAACAGAAAAGTCCGGTTACTGCATCGATTTCCAAACCGTATAAAGGACTGGATGGAATCCGCCGAAGTTACGAAGAGGCGCAGGGACTTTTCGAGCCAATCTGCAGCAGTGCCACAAATGAGAATACTTTTTCCATACCTGTGAAAAAGGAAGAAAAAGCGGCAAAAAGTGATTGTGAAGAGGCAGGACTTACGATCGTCAATGCTGTTCGGAAGAATGCGTTTAAAGAGTTAAAACAGGCTTTTATTGCGTTGATCTACGCACTTCCACATGAGGAAGAGTTACAGATCCGTTATATACATAAGGTTATGCTGCAAGCGGAGATGATGCTGAACGATACTTACGGAATGACGGAAAAACTGCAGAAACAGTTCCGGAATTATTATTCGAATATGGAGAGTCTGACAGCAGCACAGGCGGTAGATGTCAGTTATAAGATCCTCGGAGAAGCAATTGAGGAACGGGAAAAATACGCAGAAAGCGGAGAAAATAAATGTGCAAAGGAATATATGACAGTGGCACTTTCTTATATCGGTGAGCATTTGCAGGAGGAAGAACTTTCTATTGTTCAGGTGGCAACGCAGATTTATCTGAATCCGGTATATTTCGGGCGTGTATTTAAAAATACATTTCATATGACCTTTAAAAAGTATCTCTTACAGCAGAGAATGGAGAAAGCAAAGAGGCTGATCCAGGATGGATGTGAGAGTATAGGAACGGTATGTGAGCAGGTGGGAATCAGCAATGCATCCTATTTTTCACATTTATTTAAAGAATATACAGGAAAATTACCGAGTGAATACAAAAAGGATTACGAAGAATGA
- a CDS encoding NusG domain II-containing protein: MKKKDLILGAGIIVIALAMLLVMQLTRGEEGNQIRVTLDGKIYGTYSLSKDQTIEVKDGDFYNRIRIEDGKAYMEEANCPDGYCEEQGKISGHTQTIVCLPHKLVVEVLENESDQNSGTSDSEDAAPDTIAK; encoded by the coding sequence ATGAAGAAGAAAGATCTGATACTTGGAGCAGGAATTATTGTGATTGCGCTTGCGATGCTGCTTGTGATGCAGCTGACGAGAGGGGAAGAAGGAAATCAGATCCGGGTTACGCTGGATGGGAAAATCTATGGAACGTATTCCTTGTCGAAGGATCAGACCATTGAAGTAAAGGATGGCGATTTCTATAACCGGATCCGGATTGAAGATGGAAAGGCATACATGGAAGAGGCAAACTGTCCGGACGGCTACTGCGAGGAGCAGGGAAAGATCAGCGGGCATACACAGACGATCGTCTGTCTTCCGCATAAGCTTGTGGTAGAGGTTCTGGAAAATGAAAGCGATCAGAACTCGGGAACTTCGGATTCGGAAGATGCAGCTCCGGATACGATCGCAAAATGA
- a CDS encoding FMN-binding protein, with protein sequence MREFWVRLVSMLAIVGVLLGYNSVLDARAKEDEIARLSAQIAGNGQSDSENGDSTNYKDGTYTGEADGFGGTIQVEVKIEKNKIAEINVVSAEKEDGAYLSMAKDIIPKIIDAQSADVDTVSGATFSSTGIKNASEQALEKAVK encoded by the coding sequence ATGAGAGAATTCTGGGTAAGACTGGTAAGTATGCTCGCAATCGTGGGAGTTCTGCTGGGATACAATTCAGTGCTGGATGCGCGTGCGAAAGAAGATGAGATTGCCCGGCTTTCCGCACAGATTGCCGGAAACGGACAATCAGACAGCGAAAATGGAGATTCCACAAATTACAAGGACGGAACCTATACCGGGGAAGCTGATGGATTTGGCGGAACGATCCAGGTAGAAGTAAAGATTGAGAAAAATAAGATTGCAGAAATCAATGTAGTATCTGCAGAAAAGGAAGACGGAGCATATCTTTCCATGGCAAAGGATATTATTCCCAAAATCATCGATGCACAGAGCGCGGATGTAGATACGGTCAGCGGTGCGACATTCAGCTCGACCGGAATCAAAAATGCATCGGAGCAGGCACTGGAAAAGGCGGTAAAGTAA
- a CDS encoding penicillin-binding Tp47 domain C-containing protein produces the protein MGKGTIKTKAMTMAVAMSMVAGLCPSTVFAASGSVVAKDGTYTATKHVVNNPDDENDWDEYDVEVSLTVSDGKFSNITVTPKNGYDSTTNDSYFNKAYNKSKGINTLLKDKDATEDTINGWDTKTGATCTATAVKAAALEAIQSAPAASTEVTVDTTALSGAIASAEALKDKEEDYTAESWSNMQEKLTAAKNVFTAKESQATVDAAAKALTDAMNALEAKTPDVQKEVYVLMNIPYADFYKADGVTGADAVSSATKQKTRGTLVAGSYHVNSDGSDITGVTFPVKISDASSLEKYTQITDESKVDITTQSKAGEATTTYTGKDALFESASYSYYVLSEAPSYYKEATVNSDGSLSFGEIKGAKVQTLSDATTKFSTSSRYGDYQLNISGLPSEIKTVYGVVISTEEGSKYGLRHLENIWKNKELAWSTGFVTQSKGNNLNYKDYAAMMGQTINKVTYYTDAGIYEIPMDQKVAKKFDGEVSVEDVSVKSEKTAITVSGLPNDFEEEYKIDGIDEDAYSVEIKSDGKTTTRTINFKKALAKGRYTVTLSDRNGNYAPISTTFNAYTETMPAKYNENDEDPAVVKADGVDEEEFQTYLKNITSVTVNGKEYAASGKKGVKLITEDGKLDLSKDAFKDAKAGEAFAVTIAEDGYQAYTFTYKVPEEKSEYSYVYVGMSWSEYWAKEGVYAAGDTGSSSDVDSRNEYDKGAFDAVTRATANHGLHRGSFQCSAVIEDTNGNKYELAYWNADGKAVMSDGSVYTRSTNEDKKAVFTAEDGSSFIQADYKVTGIKYVPVKVKTADLNALQEEYAVVENGGTLSGGFSENQLQSYTAIADVTPNTNGLKTAEKQDDGSFTFSERTTGSYSGLKDTQLAVAADITPNVRETKDVGSFGEFIRVDLNGNYGGLGSAMQAVEWTYYGDDASYTTPVRTFGTKFAADNWMHKSNGIQLGLTDSLRCQLPEGTDGTGYWKLTVYGLGYADYSYSFKIGTENLAAPKTATKEDIKALQDKIDEASALNESDYTKDSWDKMISELEESKELLAQENPLQSAVKEQTLHMTAAIEALVKADKYVLMNIPYAEFYKAETTGNDTKVDAFTSATKNKTRTKGLAGGSYHENADGSSIDGITYAVKVDPSVDLSKYKEVKDDDSVEITVTNRGQTTTTTLTGKDTLFENASYAYYPLTEAPANYKEVSVDADGKLVFSEVKGQEATKVEGVTAKLSTESSYGDYELDLDGLPEEITSDNVNAVVVKTTDGTAYGMRHLENIWLGTKLAWSTGFTSQVHGCPTSSGHYKSMMGKTIDSIEYYTTNGVYTMDIADIYVPVKSEITKVKVADADITAGKTKINVQLPDEFKPEYSVDGLDVSVEGKVLTFKAATESRAAASVKPGKYTLTIKDKNKKYADVVTTFTLTTKDMPAAYDEENKKLVEAKGFDTDALKAYLGNITSVNVNGKDYAASGRGSVVIINKDGTIKTDADPFKDAVAGTEFQITVASTGYTTPLTFTYKIAETPAPAEVDTTALEAAIAEADNLKEADYTAESWSVYQAALQSARTALEAKESQDAVDQALAALNAAKDALVKAEEEPVAINTASLEKAIADAKALKEADYTADSWKALQSALSDAQKALEAKESQEAVDNATNSLNKAIKALVKKGSSSVKKTDGTTNGSKTSGNDSVKTGDPASVLGWLGLAVSSLGAGMGGFAWKRRKRK, from the coding sequence ATGGGAAAGGGAACGATTAAGACAAAGGCTATGACGATGGCTGTGGCAATGTCGATGGTAGCGGGACTTTGTCCGTCGACGGTGTTTGCGGCATCAGGTAGTGTAGTTGCAAAGGATGGAACTTATACAGCAACAAAGCATGTTGTTAATAATCCGGATGATGAAAATGATTGGGATGAGTATGATGTGGAGGTAAGCCTTACTGTTTCCGATGGGAAATTTTCAAATATTACGGTTACGCCTAAGAATGGATATGATTCAACTACTAATGACTCTTATTTTAACAAGGCTTATAATAAGTCAAAAGGAATCAACACATTACTAAAAGATAAAGATGCGACAGAAGATACAATAAACGGTTGGGATACAAAGACTGGTGCTACATGTACAGCAACGGCAGTTAAAGCAGCTGCGCTTGAAGCGATTCAGTCTGCTCCGGCAGCATCAACTGAAGTAACAGTAGATACGACAGCGTTAAGTGGTGCAATTGCATCGGCGGAGGCACTTAAAGATAAAGAGGAAGATTATACTGCAGAGTCATGGAGTAATATGCAGGAAAAGCTGACAGCAGCAAAAAATGTTTTTACTGCAAAAGAATCTCAGGCAACAGTCGATGCAGCAGCAAAAGCTTTAACGGATGCAATGAATGCACTTGAAGCAAAAACTCCAGATGTACAGAAAGAAGTCTATGTGTTAATGAACATTCCATATGCTGATTTTTACAAAGCAGATGGTGTGACAGGTGCGGATGCTGTTTCATCAGCAACAAAGCAGAAAACGAGAGGAACACTTGTAGCAGGATCTTATCATGTAAACAGTGATGGATCGGATATTACAGGTGTAACTTTCCCAGTTAAGATCAGTGATGCCTCTTCCCTTGAAAAATATACACAGATTACAGACGAGAGTAAAGTTGATATTACTACACAGTCAAAAGCAGGCGAAGCGACAACAACCTATACTGGAAAGGATGCATTATTTGAAAGCGCAAGCTATTCCTACTATGTTTTAAGTGAAGCACCATCCTACTATAAAGAAGCAACAGTAAATTCTGATGGAAGCCTGAGTTTTGGTGAAATAAAAGGAGCAAAGGTACAGACTTTATCAGATGCCACAACAAAATTTTCAACTTCATCAAGATATGGTGATTATCAGTTAAATATAAGCGGACTTCCGTCAGAGATTAAAACTGTATATGGTGTAGTAATCAGTACCGAGGAAGGCAGCAAATATGGACTTCGTCATCTGGAAAATATCTGGAAAAACAAAGAACTTGCATGGAGTACCGGATTTGTAACACAATCAAAAGGAAACAACCTTAATTATAAAGACTACGCTGCCATGATGGGACAGACAATCAATAAGGTAACTTACTATACAGATGCTGGTATTTATGAAATTCCGATGGATCAGAAAGTTGCAAAGAAATTTGACGGAGAAGTATCAGTAGAAGATGTATCTGTGAAATCAGAAAAAACAGCTATAACGGTAAGTGGACTTCCGAATGATTTTGAAGAAGAATATAAAATTGATGGAATCGATGAAGATGCATATTCTGTTGAGATCAAATCAGATGGCAAGACAACTACAAGAACAATTAATTTTAAGAAAGCACTTGCAAAAGGTAGATATACAGTTACGCTTAGCGATAGGAATGGAAATTATGCACCAATCTCCACAACATTTAATGCTTATACAGAAACAATGCCGGCAAAATATAATGAAAATGACGAAGATCCGGCTGTGGTGAAAGCGGATGGTGTTGATGAAGAAGAATTCCAGACATATTTAAAAAATATTACATCAGTAACTGTGAATGGAAAAGAATATGCAGCTTCCGGAAAAAAAGGAGTAAAACTAATTACAGAAGACGGAAAACTGGATCTTTCAAAGGATGCATTTAAAGATGCAAAAGCAGGAGAAGCATTTGCTGTAACAATCGCAGAAGACGGTTATCAGGCATATACATTTACTTATAAAGTACCGGAAGAAAAAAGTGAGTATTCTTATGTTTATGTTGGTATGAGCTGGTCTGAATACTGGGCAAAAGAAGGTGTCTATGCAGCAGGTGATACAGGATCTTCTTCTGATGTAGATTCTCGTAACGAGTATGACAAGGGTGCTTTTGATGCAGTAACAAGAGCAACAGCAAATCATGGATTGCATCGAGGCAGTTTCCAGTGTAGTGCAGTTATTGAAGATACAAATGGAAACAAATATGAGCTCGCATACTGGAATGCAGACGGAAAAGCTGTAATGTCAGACGGAAGTGTTTATACGAGATCAACCAATGAAGATAAAAAAGCAGTGTTTACTGCTGAGGACGGAAGCTCATTTATCCAGGCTGATTATAAAGTAACAGGTATCAAATATGTTCCGGTTAAAGTAAAAACAGCAGATCTGAATGCATTACAAGAAGAATATGCAGTTGTGGAAAACGGAGGCACATTAAGTGGAGGATTTTCTGAAAATCAGCTTCAGTCTTACACAGCAATTGCAGATGTAACCCCAAATACAAATGGCCTTAAGACCGCCGAAAAGCAGGATGATGGAAGCTTTACATTTTCTGAAAGAACAACAGGTTCCTATTCCGGATTAAAAGACACACAACTGGCAGTGGCAGCTGATATCACACCGAATGTCAGAGAGACAAAAGATGTGGGAAGTTTTGGAGAATTTATCCGTGTAGATTTAAATGGAAACTATGGTGGGCTTGGTTCTGCGATGCAGGCTGTTGAATGGACCTATTATGGAGATGATGCAAGCTATACAACACCGGTAAGAACATTTGGAACAAAATTTGCGGCAGATAACTGGATGCATAAATCTAATGGAATCCAGCTTGGACTGACAGACTCTCTCAGATGCCAGCTTCCGGAAGGAACGGATGGTACAGGTTACTGGAAACTGACAGTCTATGGACTTGGTTATGCAGATTACAGCTATAGTTTCAAGATCGGAACAGAAAATCTTGCGGCACCAAAAACTGCAACCAAAGAAGATATCAAAGCATTACAGGACAAAATTGATGAAGCAAGTGCATTAAACGAATCTGATTATACAAAAGACAGCTGGGATAAGATGATAAGTGAACTGGAAGAATCGAAAGAGCTTCTTGCACAGGAGAATCCGTTACAGTCAGCTGTGAAAGAGCAAACGCTCCATATGACAGCAGCAATTGAGGCACTTGTGAAAGCAGATAAATATGTTCTCATGAACATCCCATACGCAGAATTCTACAAAGCTGAAACAACAGGTAATGATACTAAGGTAGATGCATTTACTTCTGCGACAAAGAACAAGACCAGAACCAAAGGTCTTGCAGGTGGATCATACCATGAAAATGCAGATGGATCCAGTATTGATGGTATCACTTATGCTGTAAAAGTAGACCCTTCGGTAGATCTTTCAAAATACAAAGAAGTGAAAGACGATGATTCCGTAGAAATTACAGTTACAAACAGAGGACAGACAACTACCACAACACTGACTGGAAAAGACACATTATTTGAAAATGCATCTTATGCATACTATCCACTTACAGAAGCACCGGCAAACTATAAAGAAGTTTCTGTCGATGCAGATGGAAAACTTGTGTTCAGTGAAGTAAAAGGTCAGGAAGCAACGAAGGTAGAAGGAGTTACAGCAAAACTTTCAACCGAATCATCTTATGGAGATTACGAGCTTGATCTTGATGGACTTCCAGAAGAAATCACATCAGACAATGTAAATGCAGTTGTAGTAAAGACAACCGACGGAACCGCTTATGGTATGCGTCATTTAGAAAATATCTGGTTAGGTACGAAACTCGCATGGAGTACCGGATTTACAAGTCAAGTACATGGTTGCCCGACATCATCTGGACATTACAAATCTATGATGGGCAAGACCATTGACAGCATTGAGTATTATACAACAAATGGTGTGTATACAATGGATATCGCAGATATCTATGTTCCTGTAAAATCAGAGATTACAAAAGTGAAAGTCGCCGATGCAGACATTACAGCAGGCAAGACTAAAATCAATGTACAGCTTCCAGATGAATTTAAACCGGAATACAGTGTGGATGGACTGGATGTGTCGGTAGAAGGTAAAGTACTGACTTTTAAAGCAGCGACAGAGAGCAGAGCAGCAGCTTCTGTAAAACCTGGAAAATATACCCTCACAATTAAAGATAAGAACAAGAAATATGCAGATGTTGTTACAACATTTACATTGACAACAAAAGATATGCCTGCAGCATATGATGAAGAGAATAAGAAACTTGTAGAGGCAAAAGGATTTGACACAGATGCGCTTAAAGCTTATCTTGGAAATATTACTTCTGTAAATGTAAATGGTAAAGATTATGCAGCAAGTGGAAGAGGCTCCGTAGTTATTATCAATAAGGATGGTACGATCAAGACAGATGCAGATCCGTTTAAGGATGCGGTAGCTGGAACGGAATTCCAGATTACAGTAGCTTCAACAGGTTATACAACTCCTCTTACATTTACTTACAAGATAGCAGAGACTCCGGCACCGGCAGAGGTTGATACAACAGCACTGGAAGCTGCAATTGCAGAAGCTGATAACCTTAAAGAAGCAGACTACACAGCAGAAAGCTGGAGTGTATACCAGGCAGCACTGCAGAGCGCACGTACTGCACTGGAAGCAAAGGAAAGTCAGGATGCAGTTGATCAGGCACTTGCTGCTTTAAATGCAGCAAAAGATGCACTGGTTAAAGCTGAAGAAGAACCGGTTGCAATCAATACTGCTTCTCTTGAAAAAGCAATTGCAGATGCAAAAGCGCTTAAAGAAGCAGATTACACAGCAGATAGCTGGAAAGCACTGCAGAGCGCACTTTCAGATGCCCAGAAAGCACTGGAAGCAAAAGAAAGCCAGGAAGCAGTAGATAATGCAACAAACAGCCTGAACAAAGCGATCAAAGCACTTGTAAAGAAAGGCAGCTCATCTGTAAAGAAGACAGATGGTACAACCAATGGATCCAAGACAAGCGGAAACGATTCTGTAAAAACAGGAGATCCGGCAAGTGTACTTGGCTGGCTTGGACTTGCAGTTTCTTCGCTCGGAGCAGGTATGGGCGGCTTTGCCTGGAAACGCAGAAAAAGAAAATAA